In the Clavelina lepadiformis chromosome 8, kaClaLepa1.1, whole genome shotgun sequence genome, one interval contains:
- the LOC143469719 gene encoding voltage-dependent calcium channel type A subunit alpha-1-like isoform X5, which translates to MFIVFNYLYNVYTYLFIFIKFCLFRMSRFMEESYGNKRYRVAGSGMSGTTGSRDTDKAKMRVGRAQGAPYKMTLAQQARTMSLYKPIPKKTNFIKANRSLFIFGVDNVVRKLAKRIIEWPPFEYLILATIVANCFVLALEEHLPLDDKTQRTFKLGRTEPYFLGIFIVEAAVKILALGFVLHENSYLRYGWNIMDFIVVVTGCVTYFDTGPGSSSRSGFQTLRAVRVLRPLKLVSGIPSLQVVLKSIMKAMVPLLQIAVLLLFFIVVCSIVGLDFYIGKFHHTCKNKNGEQVEENQLCNPNATPGSSLYQCKNNSTCQEWPLGPNYGITTFDSIVYSMLTVFQCITMEGWTDILYFADDAIGNYYNWAYFMMLIIVGSFFMLNLVLGVLSGEFAKERERVENRLAFLKVRKKQQMDRELDGYLEWMQKAEEVILAEEDRTIEKSAIEAHRRKADQRRSQLDLLDSDDSFSDISNGVGGNNPFTRSYPNTQPRNSFMAWLTRKEKRFRMKCRHVVKSPIFYWIVLGLVMLNTVFLSSVHYGEPKWWRNFLYYAEFVFLGLFSFEILIKVYGLGPRTYMRSSFNIFDFLVILGSIFEIIWSVMRPGASFGISVLRALRLLRVFKFTSAWMGLRNLVVSLMSSLRSIMSLIFLLFLFLVVFALLGMQIFGGRFSFQGGLPNSNFDSFPSAILTVFQILTGEDWNVVMYNGVQAMGGVNNGGLMYSLYFIFLVLFGNYTLLNVFLAIAVDNLANAQELTKDEEEENDTKEAKKALRVAREVDSVSPGSGEMLRKKLLEKQNSLKTSPSSVWEARQREIRQQRRIQHGTESAANITDESDDDLYVPGERRSGKYFDILNYTKEPKADSALKLNSSNDGSPVKQLTDDSSTTTVKRPIVEKHLRNTTDNSNLVNLPSPRRNHMVNKSMTDDLYITMHNEDGILKNFGNDNASSAAEEGRCGPSSENSSVNKPKPILPYSSMFIFSPTNPIRLTCHYIVNMGYFETTILIIIILNSLTLAAEDPVVDKSPRNIVLGYFDFIFTAVFTFEMLMKMIDLGLVLHQGSYFHSFWNILDFVVVCSALIGFALTDQTTVQLGVIKSLRVLRVLRPLKTIKRLPKLKAVFFCVVNAFRNVATILIVYMLFMFIFAVIAVELFKGKFFYCTDSNMNTEAKCNGNYIHDHADGTQSVQPRRWMRRNFHYDNVPFSFLTLFVISTGEGWPDVLWHSIQTTEEDKGPSPGYRMEMSIFYIVFFIVFPFFFVNIFVAFIIITFQEEGDKAMSNCSLEKNERACLEFAISSKPLTRFMPEDKRSLQYQVWKVVISPVFEWIIMGLIVLNTIVLMLKDYWKFQEIEDYERILFYLNTVFTGIFTVECILKMIGHGVVNYFRDSWNVFDFITVVGSIVDASITLLVPDFINLSFLRLFRAARLIKLLRQGETIRILLWTFVQSIKALPYVCLLIAMLFFIYAIIGMQLFGNIALDSETEINHHNNFRDIIQSLMLLFRSATGEAWQEIMLDCVEADCDKEYGHNGQKCGSSISYIYFTTFIFFCSFLMLNLFVAVIMDNFEYLTRDSSILGPHHLDEYIRVWAEYDPKALGYIKHTDMFTMLRHMEPPLGFGKNCPHRVAYRRLIQMNMPINEEKKVHFTTTLLALIRTSLKIKMLPQDGAGIDKTYSDQQQLDQDLRKEIQLAWPNLSAKKLSLLLPPEEETNVTVGKVYGAMLMYEHWRAYKSRRDGKTSSLTSRPTTFQRMTVPEATTHKLHLDIESKTKASPNVEFSLKSPSRSMMSIISAASANAGLNIPAGCRQRQTPHMPEVTSPSSSRLEQEKSFVVPAKSTNDTNGISEQCQSPSSKGLPDLSESSQQTFETRNNASYNGNYCIETDTDYLHDGSLDLYQTTSLIDFNRDVVTCPNQQCQRTEILHSSPFIAITASTPGDEIEPFPTSHNFAISSSPDNIDKCGEDLWRRSSSGFSENLAVHDSYARAISMPRLHNLAYELQCDSTNTVDSHMKRSFSTLPMDPGPRPVSPHSPEIAHRVITGAIAKNYHSEEEWDIAISPTNQSVSNQEKHKISKAYLSVNSSSNFSCNQSSGGITGSCDKTDESSVITQCKLKIPSNALTRIPSKTSPLPRRKTPVGPRKVIQSGRHNVLTAKKSGVPAVKKPTLLELSRLKLDETRPRKNEEKTNEAEEHNNDKQCTSGIETATKVQNAESNPFLSFFSAFFSSESIANLPADERKSAVFPLPLNTVNNQNEIKSRHDSDGFKKSQITENTDLPNGSNDSKIEPGQTNTDCSVM; encoded by the exons ATGTTTATCGTATTTAACTACTTATATAACGTATATACgtacttgtttatttttatcaaattttgcttatttagAATGAGTCGGTTTATGGAAGAATCGTACGGTAACAAACGCTATCGTGTTGCTGGAAGCGGAATGAGCGGTACAACAGGCAGTAGAGATACTGACAAAGCGAAAATGAGAGTAGGGCGGGCGCAAGGTGCACCATATAAAATGACCCTTGCACAGCAAGCTAGAACAATGTCGTTGTACAAGCCTATTCCAAAGAAGACTAACTTTATCAAAGCAAACCGCTCCCTCTTCATCTTTGGGGTGGATAACGTTGTAAGGAAACTTGCCAAGCGGATCATCGAATGGC ctcCGTTTGAGTATTTGATTCTAGCTACAATTGTCGCAAACTGTTTCGTCCTTGCGTTGGAAGAACATCTCCCACTGGATGATAAAACTCAACGAACGTTCAAATTG GGACGCACTGAGCCTTATTTTCTTGGGATATTTATCGTTGAAGCAGCCGTGAAAATATTAGCTCTTGGTTTTGTCCTACACGAGAATTCTTATCTTCGCTATGGCTGGAATATTATGGATTTTATCGTTGTCGTTACTGG ATGCGTAACTTACTTCGATACGGGACCTGGTTCCAGTTCTCGGTCAGGATTTCAAACTCTTCGTGCTGTCCGCGTTTTACGACCGCTGAAGCTTGTGTCTGGAATACCCA GTCTTCAGGTAGTTTTAAAGTCTATCATGAAAGCAATGGTTCCACTTCTTCAAATCGCTGTTTTgctattgttttttattgttgtttgttcCATTGTTGGGCTCGATTTTTATATTGGGAAATTCCATCACACTTGTAAGAACAAAAATG GTGAGCAAGTGGAAGAGAATCAATTATGCAACCCCAATGCTACCCCAGGTAGCAGTTTGTATCAGTGcaaaaacaattcaacatGCCAAGAGTGGCCGCTAGGTCCAAACTACGGCATAACCACATTTGATAGTATTGTGTATTCTATGCTCACCGTTTTTCAGTGTATCACTATGGAAGGTTGGACggacattttatatttt GCTGACGATGCCATCGGCAACTATTACAACTGGGCCTATTTCATGATGCTAATAATAGTGGGGTCATTCTTCATGTTAAATTTAGTCTTAGGTGTTCTAAGTGG CGAATTCGCTAAAGAAAGGGAGCGAGTAGAAAACAGACTTGCTTTCCTAAAAGTCCGCAAAAAACAACAGATGGATCGTGAACTAGATGGTTACCTAGAATGGATGCAAAAAGCAG AAGAAGTCATTTTGGCTGAAGAAGACAGAACAATAGAGAAATCGGCTATTGAAG CACACCGTCGAAAAGCTGATCAGCGGCGAAGTCAACTCGATTTGCTGGATTCAGACGATAGCTTTTCTGATATTTCAAACGGAGTTG GCGGAAACAACCCATTTACCCGCTCATATCCAAACACGCAGCCAAGAAATTCTTTTATGGCCTGGTTAactagaaaagaaaaaagattcag GATGAAGTGCAGACATGTGGTTAAATCGCCGATATTTTATTGGATTGTTCTCGGTCTCGTTATGCTTAACACAGTTTTTCTGTCATCTGTGCATTATGGAGAACCGAAATGGTGGAGAAACTTTTTGT ATTATGCCGAGTTTGTGTTTCTTGGCCTTTTCTcctttgaaattttaattaaagtttatgGCCTTGGACCAAGAACTTATATGCGCTCttcttttaatattttcgATTTTCTG GTGATCCTTGGttcaatttttgaaattatttggtCGGTTATGCGGCCAGGTGCATCATTTGGCATAAGTGTGCTTCGGGCACTGAGATTGCTTAGAGTGTTCAAATTTACCAG tgCCTGGATGGGTCTCCGTAATCTTGTGGTGTCGCTGATGAGTTCATTGCGTTCCATCATGTCTTTAATCTTTCtgctatttttgtttcttgtcGTGTTTGCATTACTGGgaatgcaaatttttggtGGAAG GTTTAGTTTTCAAGGAGGTCTGCCGAATTCAAACTTCGATTCTTTTCCCAGCGCAATTCTCACCGTCTTTCAG ATTTTGACTGGTGAAGATTGGAATGTAGTCATGTATAATGGAGTTCAAGCTATGGGAGGTGTAAACAATGGTGGTCTCATGTATTCACTGTATTTCATATTCCTGGTCCTGTTTGGGAATT ACACTCTCTTAAATGTCTTTTTGGCGATTGCCGTTGACAATCTGGCAAACGCTCAAGAACTAACCAAAGACGAGGAAGAGGAAAACGATACAAAGGAAGCAAAGAAAGCATTGCGAGTAGCACGGGAAGTGGATTCAGTTAGCCCTGGATCGGGGGAAATGttgagaaaaaaatt attagaaaaacaaaatagcCTCAAAACATCCCCAAGTTCTGTATGGGAAGCTCGACAAAGAGAAATAAGACAACAACGTCGTATACAACATGGAACTGAAAGTGCCGCCAATATAACTGACGAAAGTGACGACGACTTGTATGTGCCCGGAGAACGAAGGAGCGGAAAATACTTTGATATATTAAACTACACTAAAGAACCAAAAGCTGACTCTGCCTTGAAG TTGAATAGTTCAAATGATGGATCACCTGTTAAGCAACTGACAGACGACAGCTCCACAACAACTGTGAAAAG gcctattgttGAAAAACATCTTCGGAACACTACTGACAACTCAAATTTGGTGAATCTTCCTTCTCCTCGTCGAAATCATATGGTGAATAAGTCTATGACTGATGATCTCTACATCACTATGCACAATGAAGatggaattttaaaaaattttggaaatgaTAATGCATCTTCCGCCG CTGAAGAAGGTCGCTGTGGCCCATCATCTGAAAACAGCAGCGTCAACAAACCCAAGCCAATTCTTCCATACAGCTCAATGTTTATATTTAGTCCGACTAACCC CATTCGCTTAACCTGTCATTATATTGTCAACATGGGTTATTTTGAGACAACCATCCTTATAATTATTATACTGAATAGTCTAACATTGGCTGCAGAAGATCCAGTTGTTGACAAATCTCCAAGAAACATTGTGCTTggatattttgattttattttcactgcggtttttacttttgaaatgCTTATGAAA ATGATAGACTTGGGTTTAGTTCTGCATCAAGGATCATACTTCCACAGTTTTTGGAATATTTTGGACTTTGTTGTAGTATGTAGCGCTCTTATAGGATTTGCACTGAC AGACCAAACAACTGTTCAGCTGGGAGTGATCAAGTCGCTTAGAGTTTTGAGAGTCCTGCGGCCTCTGAAGACTATTAAGCGGTTACCAAAACTTAAG gCGGTGTTTTTCTGTGTGGTGAATGCTTTCCGAAATGTTGCAACCATATTAATAGTATACATGCTTTTCATGTTCATTTTTGCTGTCATTGCTGTTGAACTTTTCAAGGGAAAGTTTTTTTACTGCACAGACTCGAACATGAATACTGAAGCAAAGTGCAA TGGGAATTACATTCACGACCATGCGGACGGGACGCAGTCGGTTCAACCAAGGAGATGGATGCGAAGAAATTTTCACTATGATAATGTGCCTTTTTCCTTTCTAACACTTTTTGTCATTTCAACTGGAGAGGGTTGGCCGGA CGTGCTGTGGCATTCTATTCAAACAACTGAAGAAGATAAAGGCCCCTCGCCAGGCTATAGAATGGAGATGAGCATCTTTTACATCGTTTTCTTCATCGTATTTCCTTTCTTTTTTGTGAACATTTTTGTGGCTTTTATTATCATTACTTTTCAAGAAGAAGGTGACAAAGCAATGTCAAACTGTTCACTCGAGAAGAATGAG AGAGCTTGTTTGGAATTTGCAATATCATCAAAACCACTCACTCGCTTTATGCCAGAGGATAAACGCAGTTTGCAGTACCAGGTTTGGAAAGTTGTCATATCCCCAGTCTTCGAGTGGATAATAATGGGACTTATTGTACTGAATACAATTGTGCTAATGTTGAAG GATTATTggaaatttcaagaaattgaGGATTACGAGAGAATACTTTTCTATCTAAACACCGTATTCACGGGAATATTCACCGTCGAATGCATTCTTAAGATGATTGGACATGGAGTTGTC AACTACTTCCGTGATTCCTGGAATGTCTTTGACTTCATTACTGTCGTCGGAAGCATTGTGGATGCATCCATAACACTTTTGGTG CCGGACTTCATAAACTTAAGTTTCCTAAGACTGTTTCGTGCAGCACGTCTCATAAAGCTCTTGCGGCAAGGGGAGACTATACGTATCCTACTGTGGACGTTTGTACAATCTATCAAA GCATTACCCTATGTCTGCCTTCTGATTGCTATGCTCTTTTTCATTTATGCCATTATCGGAATGCAGTTGTTTGGAAATATAGCCCTTGATTCCGAAACAGAAATCAATCATCACAACAACTTTAGGGATATAATTCAATCTTTGATGTTGCTATTCAG ATCTGCAACTGGAGAAGCATGGCAAGAAATTATGCTTGACTGCGTTGAGGCGGACTGTGATAAAGAATATGGACATAATGGTCAAAAATGTGGCTCTTCCATTTCCTACATATACTTCACAACCTTTATCTTCTTTTGCTCCTTTTTA ATGCTCAACTTGTTTGTTGCTGTTATCATGGACAACTTTGAATACTTAACAAGGGATTCATCAATACTTGGGCCGCACCACTTGGATGAATACATCCGTGTATGGGCAGAGTACGATCCGAAG GCTTTAGGCTATATAAAGCACACAGATATGTTTACCATGCTACGTCACATGGAACCGCCACTTGGATTTGGAAAGAATTGTCCTCATCGTGTGGCATATAGA CGATTGATTCAAATGAACATGCCAATTAACGAAGAAAAGAAGGTGCACTTTACAACAACCTTACTCGCCTTAATTAGAACGTCTTTGAAGATTAAAATGTTGCCCCAAGATGGCGCTGGAATAGACAAGACTTACAG TGATCAACAGCAGTTAGATCAAGACCTTCGAAAGGAAATTCAACTTGCTTGGCCAAACTTATCTGCGAAAAAATTAAGTCTTTTACTTCCTCCAGAAGAAG AAACAAATGTCACGGTCGGTAAAGTATATGGTGCTATGTTGATGTATGAGCATTGGAGGGCTTACAAAAGCAGAAGAGACGGTAAAACATCCTCGCTTACGTCACGGCCAACAACCTTCCAGAGAATGACAGTGCCAGAAGCTACAACTCACAAACTTCACCTCGATATAGAATCAAAGACTAAGGCTTCTCCGAATGTTGAATTTTCGTTGAAGTCTCCATCCCGTAGCATGATGTCAATAATATCAGCTGCATCTGCTAAT GCTGGATTAAATATACCGGCGGGCTGTCGCCAAAGACAAACTCCACATATGCCAGAGGTAACTTCACCCTCTAGTTCCCGGTTAGAGCAAGAGAAGAGTTTTGTCGTGCCAGCAAAA TCAACAAATGATACGAATGGCATTAGCGAGCAATGTCAGTCACCATCTTCAAAGGGACTTCCAGATTTATCAGAGTCAAGTCAACAAACATTTGAAACCAGAAATAATGCTTCTTACAACGGCAATTATTGCATAGAAACGGACACTGATTACTTGCATGATGGTTCGTTAGACTTATATCAGACAACTTCCTTGATTGACTTTAATCGTGATGTTGTCACGTGTCCAAATCAACAGTGTCAACGTACAGAAATCCTGCACTCGTCCCCGTTCATTGCAATCACTGCCAGTACACCTGGTGATGAAATTGAACCTTTTCCTACATCACATAATTTTGCAATCTCTTCATCCCCTGATAATATCGACAAGTGTGGCGAGGATTTATGGCGGAGATCAAGTAGTGGATTTTCGGAGAACCTTGCTGTACATGATAGTTATGCGCGAGCGATATCCATGCCCCGTCTTCACAATCTTGCTTACGAG CTTCAGTGTGACAGCACAAACACtgtggactctcatatgaAGCGTTCATTTTCAACTCTACCCATGGATCCTGGTCCTAGACCGGTTAGTCCGCATAGTCCAGAGATAGCTCACAGGGTAATTACAGGAG CAATCGCAAAAAATTACCACTCGGAAGAGGAATGGGACATCGCAATTTCACCTACTAATCAATCAGTTTCAAATCAagaaaagcacaaaatatctAAAGCGTATTTATCTGTGAACTCAAGTAGTAATTTTAGCTGTAACCAAAGCAGTGGCGGTATCACTGGTTCCTGTGACAAAACAGACGAATCTAGTGTAATTACACAATGTAAATTGAAAATTCCTTCGAATGCTCTTACCCGTATTCCAAGCAAAACTTCCCCATTGCCCCGGCGCAAAACACCTGTTGGACCTCGTAAAGTCATTCAAAGTGGCAGGCATAATGTCTTAACCGCCAAGAAAAGCGGAGTTCCTGCAGTTAAAAAACCAACTCTGCTAGAGTTGTCGCGACTAAAACTCGACGAAACTAGACCTAgaaaaaacgaagaaaaaacAAACGAAGCAGAAGAACATAACAATGATAAGCAATGTACCAGTGGAATAGAAACTGctacaaaagttcaaaatgcTGAATCTAATCCGTTTTTGTCCTTCTTCTCCGCTTTTTTCAGTAGCGAATCAATTGCCAATCTGCCTGCCGATGAAAGAAAGAGTGCGGTATTTCCTCTTCCTTTAAATACCGTGAATAATCAAAATGAGATAAAAAGTAGACATGATAGTGACGGCTTTAAAAAATCACAAATCACAGAAAATACAGATTTGCCTAACGGGTCTAATGATTCAAAGATAGAGCCTGGTCAAACAAATACAGATTGTTCAGTAATGTGA